One Ammospiza caudacuta isolate bAmmCau1 chromosome 11, bAmmCau1.pri, whole genome shotgun sequence genomic window carries:
- the CHRNG gene encoding acetylcholine receptor subunit gamma produces MRGHGLLLVLCTLAGVSCRNQEEKLFQDLMSNYNPQLRPARGDEIIDVSLKLTLTNLISLNEREETLTTNVWIEMQWSDYRLSWDPEKYDNIQLLRVPSTMVWLPDIVLENNIDGTFEITLYTNVLVSPDGSIYWLPPAIYRSVCVIHVTYFPFDWQNCTMVFQSQTYSANEINLLLTVEDGQTVEWIFIDPEAFTENGEWAIKHRPARKIINSEHFTPDDTQYQQVIFYLIIQRKPLFYIINIIVPCVLISAMGVLVYFLPAKAGGQKCTVSINVLLAQTVFLFLIAQKVPETSQAVPLIGKYLTFLMVVTVVIVVNAVIVLNVSLRTPNTHSMSQRVRQVFLHLLPRYLGMAVPEETPGPPQAIRRRSSLGLIVKADEYMLWKARTELLFEKQKERDGLMKTVLEKIGRGLESGSTQDFCQSLEEAGPEIRACVDACNYIANATREQNDFSSESEEWMMVGQVIDRVCFFIMASLFVCGTVGIFLVAHFNQAPALPFPGDPKQYLPQ; encoded by the exons ATGCGCGGCCACGGCCTCCTGCTCGTCCTCTGCACCCTGGCAG GTGTGAGCTGCAGGAACCAGGAGGAAAAGCTGTTCCAGGACCTCATGTCCAACTACAATCCACAACTgcgcccggcccggggggaTGAGATCATCGATGTCTCCCTCAAGCTCACCCTCACCAACCTCATCTCCCTG AATGAACGGGAGGAGACCCTCACCACCAATGTCTGGATAGAGAtg CAATGGTCTGATTATCGTCTGAGCTGGGACCCCGAGAAATACGACAACATCCAGCTGCTGCGGGTGCCCTCCACCATGGTCTGGCTGCCAGACATCGTCCTGGAGAACAA CATTGATGGGACATTTGAAATCACGCTCTACACCAACGTGCTGGTGTCCCCTGATGGCAGCATCTACTGGCTGCCCCCGGCCATCTACCGCAGCGTCTGCGTTATCCACGTCACCTACTTCCCCTTCGACTGGCAGAACTGCACCATGGTCTTCCA GTCCCAGACGTACAGTGCCAATGAAATCAACCTGCTGCTGACAGTGGAGGATGGCCAGACTGTGGAGTGGATCTTTATCGACCCCGAGGCTTTCACAG AGAATGGTGAATGGGCCATCAAGCACCGCCCTGCTCGGAAGATCATCAACTCGGAGCACTTCACCCCAGATGACACCCAGTACCAGCAGGTCATCTTCTACCTCATCATCCAGCGCAAGCCACTCTTCTACATCATCAACATCATCGTGCCCTGTGTCCTCATCTCTGCCATGGGTGTGCTCGTCTACTTCCTGCCCGCCAAAG CGGGTGGGCAGAAATGCACTGTCTCCATCAATGTTCTCCTGGCCCAGACtgtcttcctcttcctcattGCCCAGAAGGTGCCTGAGACCTCCCAGGCCGTGCCTCTCATCGGGAA atACCTGACCTTCCTCATGGTGGTGACAGTGGTGATTGTGGTGAATGCTGTCATTGTCCTCAACGTCTCCCTGAGAACGCCCAACACTCACTCCATGTCCCAGAGAGTGCGCCAG GTGttcctgcacctcctgccccGCTACCTGGGCATGGCCGTGCCAGAGGAGACTCCAGGGCCTCCACAAGCCATCCGCAGAcgcagctccctggggctcaTAGTGAAAGCTGATGAGTACATGCTCTGGAAAGCCAGGACCGAGCTGCTCTTtgagaagcagaaggaaagagaTGGGCTGATGAAAACCGTGCTGGAGAAGATTG GACGTGGTCTGGAGAGTGGCAGCACCCAGGACTTCTGCCAGAGCCTGGAGGAGGCAGGTCCTGAGATCCGCGCCTGCGTGGATGCCTGCAACTACATCGCCAATGCCACGCGGGAGCAGAACGACTTCAGCAGC GAGAGCGAAGAGTGGATGATGGTGGGACAGGTGATCGACCGTGTCTGCTTCTTCATCATGGCCTCTCTCTTTGTGTGTGGCACTGTTGGAATCTTCCTCGTGGCTCACTTCAACCAAGCACCcgccctgcccttccctggggacCCTAAGCAGTACCTGCCACAGTGA
- the EIF4E2 gene encoding eukaryotic translation initiation factor 4E type 2 isoform X2, producing the protein MNNKFDALKDDDSGDHDQNEENNTQKDSEKEKNDREKPQSTTKRKAVVPGPAEHPLQYNYTFWYSRRTPGRPTSSQSYEQNIKQIGTFASVEQFWRFYSHMVRPGDLTGHSDFHLFKEGIKPMWEDDANKNGGKWIIRLRKGLASRCWENLILAMLGEQFMVGEEICGAVVSVRFQEDIISIWNKTASDQATTARIRDTLRRVLNLPPNTIMEYKTHTDSIKDNSSFRNTKITL; encoded by the exons ATGAACAACAAATTCGACGC ATTGAAAGATGATGATAGTGGAGACCATGACCAGAATGAGGAAAATAACACACAGAAAGAcagtgagaaggaaaagaatgatCGTGAGAAACCACAGAGTACTACCAAGAGGAAG GCTGTGGTGCCGGGGCCAGCCGAGCACCCCTTGCAGTACAATTACACCTTCTGGTACTCGCGGCGCACGCCCGGGCGGCCCACCAGCTCGCAGAGCTACGAGCAGAACATCAAACAGATCGGCACCTTCGCCTCC GTGGAACAGTTCTGGCGGTTTTACAGTCACATGGTACGTCCTGGGGACCTGACAGGCCACAGTGACTTCCATCTTTTCAAAGAGGGCATCAAACCCATGTGGGAG GATGATGCCAACAAAAATGGTGGTAAATGGATTATCCGTCTGCGGAAGGGCTTAGCATCGCGGTGCTGGGAGAATCTTATTCTGGCCATGTTGGGAGAGCAGTTCATGGTGGGGGAAGAAATCTGTGGGGCTGTTGTCTCTGTCCGATTCCAG GAGGACATTATCTCCATATGGAACAAAACAGCCAGCGACCAGGCCACGACAGCCCGGATACGCGACACGTTGCGAAGAGTGCTCAACCTACCTCCCAACACCATCATGGAATACAAAACCCACACCGACAGCATCAA GGATAATTCAAGCTTTCGAAACACAAAAATCACATTGTGA
- the EIF4E2 gene encoding eukaryotic translation initiation factor 4E type 2 isoform X1 — protein sequence MNNKFDALKDDDSGDHDQNEENNTQKDSEKEKNDREKPQSTTKRKAVVPGPAEHPLQYNYTFWYSRRTPGRPTSSQSYEQNIKQIGTFASVEQFWRFYSHMVRPGDLTGHSDFHLFKEGIKPMWEDDANKNGGKWIIRLRKGLASRCWENLILAMLGEQFMVGEEICGAVVSVRFQEDIISIWNKTASDQATTARIRDTLRRVLNLPPNTIMEYKTHTDSIKAWEEFHGLVNSSGR from the exons ATGAACAACAAATTCGACGC ATTGAAAGATGATGATAGTGGAGACCATGACCAGAATGAGGAAAATAACACACAGAAAGAcagtgagaaggaaaagaatgatCGTGAGAAACCACAGAGTACTACCAAGAGGAAG GCTGTGGTGCCGGGGCCAGCCGAGCACCCCTTGCAGTACAATTACACCTTCTGGTACTCGCGGCGCACGCCCGGGCGGCCCACCAGCTCGCAGAGCTACGAGCAGAACATCAAACAGATCGGCACCTTCGCCTCC GTGGAACAGTTCTGGCGGTTTTACAGTCACATGGTACGTCCTGGGGACCTGACAGGCCACAGTGACTTCCATCTTTTCAAAGAGGGCATCAAACCCATGTGGGAG GATGATGCCAACAAAAATGGTGGTAAATGGATTATCCGTCTGCGGAAGGGCTTAGCATCGCGGTGCTGGGAGAATCTTATTCTGGCCATGTTGGGAGAGCAGTTCATGGTGGGGGAAGAAATCTGTGGGGCTGTTGTCTCTGTCCGATTCCAG GAGGACATTATCTCCATATGGAACAAAACAGCCAGCGACCAGGCCACGACAGCCCGGATACGCGACACGTTGCGAAGAGTGCTCAACCTACCTCCCAACACCATCATGGAATACAAAACCCACACCGACAGCATCAA GGCCTGGGAGGAGTTTCATGGCCTGGTGAACAGCAGTGGCCGCTGA